Proteins from one Alicyclobacillus vulcanalis genomic window:
- a CDS encoding thiolase family protein — MRNVWLVEYVRTPIGRQGGVLKRVRPDDLAAHVLKQVCLRAGIEPGEVEEVYMGCANQAGEDNRNVARMAVLLAGFPEHVPGVTVNRLCASGLEAVNQAAKAIALGEIDIAIAGGVESMTRAPLVFPKPEMEYVRGNQIMWDTTLGWRMPNPHFPYPLESMGETAENVAEQFGISREDQDAFALASQQKAARAQAEGIFAEEIAPVVVKDKKQETVVDRDEHLRPETTLEALAKLKPAFRENGTVTAGNSSGINDGAAALLLVSEEKGRALGLKPLARWVASATAGVSPRVMGIGPVYAVRKLLARTGVTVDEIDWVELNEAFAAQSIACIRELGLDPAKVNPNGGAIALGHPLGCSGARLAGTLAKQLVRTGARYGIATLCVGVGQGVATLLERVEA; from the coding sequence GATCTCGCCGCGCACGTGCTGAAACAGGTCTGCCTTCGGGCCGGCATTGAGCCGGGGGAAGTTGAGGAAGTGTACATGGGCTGCGCGAACCAAGCGGGCGAGGACAACCGCAACGTGGCGCGGATGGCCGTGCTCCTCGCGGGCTTTCCCGAGCATGTCCCTGGCGTCACGGTGAACCGCCTGTGCGCGTCCGGCCTGGAGGCCGTCAACCAGGCCGCGAAGGCCATCGCCCTGGGCGAGATCGACATCGCCATCGCGGGGGGCGTGGAGAGCATGACGCGCGCGCCGCTCGTGTTTCCGAAGCCCGAGATGGAGTACGTGCGCGGCAACCAGATCATGTGGGACACGACGCTCGGCTGGCGCATGCCCAACCCTCATTTTCCCTATCCGCTGGAAAGCATGGGAGAGACGGCGGAGAACGTGGCCGAGCAGTTTGGCATCTCCCGCGAGGACCAGGACGCCTTTGCCCTCGCCAGCCAGCAGAAGGCCGCGAGAGCGCAGGCGGAGGGCATCTTTGCAGAGGAGATTGCGCCCGTCGTCGTGAAGGATAAGAAGCAGGAGACAGTGGTCGATCGCGACGAGCACCTGCGGCCGGAAACCACGTTGGAGGCGCTCGCCAAGCTCAAGCCGGCCTTCCGCGAGAACGGCACGGTGACGGCGGGCAACTCGTCCGGCATCAACGACGGCGCGGCGGCGCTGTTGCTCGTCTCCGAGGAAAAGGGCCGGGCGTTGGGGCTCAAGCCGCTCGCGCGCTGGGTGGCGAGCGCGACGGCGGGGGTCAGCCCGCGCGTGATGGGCATTGGGCCCGTGTACGCCGTGCGAAAGCTTCTAGCGAGGACGGGCGTGACGGTGGACGAGATCGACTGGGTGGAGCTCAACGAGGCGTTTGCCGCGCAGTCCATTGCCTGCATCCGGGAACTCGGGCTCGATCCGGCCAAGGTGAATCCGAACGGCGGAGCCATCGCGCTCGGCCATCCGCTCGGTTGTTCGGGCGCGCGTCTCGCGGGCACGCTCGCGAAGCAACTCGTGCGCACGGGCGCTCGCTATGGCATTGCCACGCTGTGCGTGGGCGTGGGCCAGGGCGTGGCCACCCTCCTCGAGCGGGTGGAGGCGTAA